Genomic segment of Deltaproteobacteria bacterium:
GAAACTCAAAGGAAAAGCTCGAGTACGCCTTGCGGACGGAACGGTGAGGCGAGCTGAACTTCATTGGTTCGAGGCACATGGCATCGGCAAACGGAAGATGCGGATCAAACGGTTTCTGGACTAAAGACTATGCCGACACGAGTAAAATCTAAACGACAATTTGCGATTTGTATTCGAGCTGAGGAGCAAGATTTGCTGACGCCCCGTCGAATTTACGAAATTCTCCCGGACGAGAGCGCAGCCAAGTCCCGGTACATTCGGGTGATCGATGATGAGGGTGAAGATTACTTGTATCCGTCTTCACATTTTGTGGTGGTCGACTTTCCGCCGGCAGTCGAACAAGCTCTGCTGCAAGCGTCGTGACCTACTGAAGCTGTTGCGTCTAACTTTTCACGCCGCCGCATCGCGGCTCTGTGATGCATTGGCATGAAACCGACAGGCCGCGGCTGGGCCGCTCACGAGGCGCTGAGACGTTCAACAAAGACCTATGCCAACCGTCATTAGCAAAGCAACAATTGAGATCCAGGGGCACCCACCTGAAGTGGTCTTTGATGCAGTGACTGCGCTAGAGAATCTGCCTGCTTCTTTAACCAGCTACGGACCAATTCCGGCCATTCTTTCTGCCTCGATTGAAGGAGCTGACCAGACTACCGAGGGATGTACGCGAGTAACGACAAACTCGGACGGATCGACAATACGGGAACTCATCGTCAAACACCAACGTCCCTCGCTGCACAGTTATCAAATAACTTCCGGCCTCAAGCCTCCTTTGACGTGGCTCGTTTCCTCTGCAGGGGGAACCTGGAGTATCGTGAGCACGACAAATGGTACCCGCATTACGTGGGAGTTTACCTTTACCTGCCGAGGAGGTGTGACCGCTCAGCTTTTCAGACTCTTCGTTCTGCCGAAGTTCCAGAAGGCTCAAGAGATTTGTCTGAGTAACCACAAGAGGCGGATAGAAAACCACGAGTGCTGACAGTCCTTCACCTTTCGTGGAGATATTCAGCCAACCGCTGGCTGTACGAGGAACACCATCGCTGAATGACTAAAGCGCAGCACGCCATCTTCGCGGCGCACGTTGAGTCCCGTGCGGTCTACGTCCACTGAGGCTTCGAGCAAGGCAACGATTTCCCGTGCGGTGGCCTCATCTGGCCCGCCGTGGTCCATCCACTCCGCAACAGAATAACTAAGGGTGACGGTCGGCTGGAATAGCACTTGAAGACCGGCGACAGCAAACAGTTGATTGAACTCCGACTCTGGCAACGCCCGCACGTGCGTAGGGTCACATAAGCGCTCAACCCGGTTGTGATACGCTGCTTGCTCTGTATCTTCAGATGCGATCATATCGAGGATCAACAACTTTCCCGATTGATCGCGAATTTTTTACAGATGGTGTTGAGAGTCGCTCATGGTCGTACTATAGGCTGATGCTGGCTAAAGAACCAAGAGGGGCTACTGTGAGTCGGAAACAGTCATTTTCTATCGGTGCGAGTCTCTATGAGATAGGTTTTCCTGAGCATGGTGTAGAAGGGGGCATATATGAAAGTAGACGCGTGGATAGTGGGAGGAGTGTTCATTGTTGCGTTTCTCCTCTCTCTCCAGATGATGAGTACGAGCCGGGCGTCAGAAAAACGTACCTGGCGGTATGTGAATGAACTCTCTCAAGAAGAGTTGCAGAAACTGGATCTTCGTGCTGAGACTCCACGCGACACAACCTTCCCCTATCTCCCTGCCGAACCCTATCCGTATGCGGCGCCGTACTCCGCCGAAGAGATGGGTTTCATTGCGACTGACTTTGCTCATATGCCACGGCACAACTGTGCGTTGATCGAAGACTATGGCACGATCTCAGCCAACGGCTACCTTACTACCGCTCAGGCGATCGGTTTAGTCTCTTATCGTGAGCCCGCTGGATTGCTTGGACAGCTGCAGACGAAGCCGGGCGAGTGGTATACCCAATGGCTTTTCCAGACCATTGCTCCAGCTGAGAGGCATGGCCGCCAATCTCTCTATACGCTGTACCGTACAGATCAGACACATCAGATTAGACTCGATCTGTTTGTCTATTCACCTGAGCTGCGCCGCGTGCGGCGCCAGCCGCAGCCTCGTCGTCAGGACAAAGCATTGGGTACTGCTTTAGGGTATGAAA
This window contains:
- a CDS encoding SRPBCC family protein gives rise to the protein MPTVISKATIEIQGHPPEVVFDAVTALENLPASLTSYGPIPAILSASIEGADQTTEGCTRVTTNSDGSTIRELIVKHQRPSLHSYQITSGLKPPLTWLVSSAGGTWSIVSTTNGTRITWEFTFTCRGGVTAQLFRLFVLPKFQKAQEICLSNHKRRIENHEC